A window from Rhizosphaericola mali encodes these proteins:
- a CDS encoding gluconate:H+ symporter produces MVLFLVSILTLLVLITVIKLHPFLALLITAIGIGVADGMSLSAIQLTITKGIGDTIGPLILVLGCGVMLGSILTETGATQRISSGLIKIFGKKYANVAIVITSLVVGIALFYNAGFIVLIPLVFTMVHQLDLPLTPLVISMAAPLSVTHGFLPPHPGPTTIAVIFNAPIGKTLLYGLIVAMPTLGVVGLIFPKFLKHIPANPPKGLFDSKDLPEEKLPGFGISFLTALCPVILMTLSVIFNNKSDFSPSIIHFFQFVGDAGNAMLISVLFSILTLGILQKNKISLLMNYAGSGLQAIASILLIIAAGGAMKEIFATTGIDKTIVGYLKDLPVSPLILGWLIATVIRIAIGSATIAGLTAAGIVAPMLQVSHVSPELMVLSIGAGSLMCSHLNDTGFWMFKEYVGLSIKDTFRSWTMMESLIGLLGIIFILILSVFVS; encoded by the coding sequence ATGGTTCTTTTTCTCGTTTCTATCCTCACTCTTCTTGTTTTGATTACAGTTATTAAGTTACATCCATTTCTCGCCTTACTGATTACTGCCATAGGTATTGGAGTCGCTGATGGGATGTCATTGAGCGCTATACAGCTGACCATTACAAAGGGAATTGGAGATACGATTGGACCATTGATTTTGGTATTGGGATGTGGAGTAATGTTGGGAAGTATTTTGACAGAAACTGGTGCTACACAAAGAATCAGTAGTGGATTGATAAAAATATTTGGGAAAAAATATGCGAATGTCGCTATTGTAATTACGAGTTTGGTGGTTGGGATCGCACTATTTTACAATGCAGGTTTTATTGTTTTAATCCCATTGGTATTTACCATGGTACATCAATTAGATTTACCATTAACACCATTGGTTATTTCCATGGCGGCACCGTTGTCTGTTACGCATGGTTTTTTACCGCCCCATCCAGGTCCTACAACCATTGCGGTAATATTCAATGCTCCCATAGGAAAGACTTTATTGTATGGATTGATAGTTGCAATGCCCACTTTAGGAGTCGTTGGATTAATATTTCCAAAATTTTTGAAACATATTCCAGCTAATCCTCCAAAAGGATTGTTTGATTCTAAGGATTTACCGGAAGAAAAATTGCCAGGCTTTGGCATAAGTTTTTTGACGGCGCTTTGTCCAGTTATTTTGATGACTTTATCTGTAATTTTTAATAACAAAAGTGATTTTTCACCGAGTATTATTCATTTCTTTCAATTTGTTGGAGATGCCGGCAATGCGATGTTGATTTCCGTACTTTTTTCCATATTGACATTGGGTATTTTGCAAAAAAATAAAATCAGTCTGTTGATGAATTATGCTGGTAGTGGTTTGCAAGCAATTGCTTCAATTTTGCTCATTATTGCGGCAGGAGGTGCGATGAAGGAAATATTTGCCACAACCGGAATTGATAAGACAATTGTCGGTTATTTAAAAGATTTGCCAGTTTCTCCATTAATATTGGGTTGGTTGATCGCTACTGTCATTAGAATCGCTATAGGCTCGGCAACGATTGCGGGATTGACGGCTGCAGGTATTGTTGCACCGATGTTACAAGTGTCACATGTTTCACCAGAATTAATGGTGTTATCTATAGGTGCTGGTAGTTTAATGTGCTCGCATTTGAACGATACAGGTTTTTGGATGTTTAAAGAATATGTAGGCTTGTCAATTAAAGATACATTCCGCTCATGGACGATGATGGAGTCCTTGATAGGTCTTTTAGGTATTATATTTATTTTAATATTAAGTGTATTTGTGAGTTAA
- a CDS encoding amidohydrolase, which yields MADLHITTIQSDLVWENKKANLSNFENKFQLLESGVHVVILPEMFSTGFSMAPERLAEPISGPTVAWMEKMAAKYKIIIAGSIMIEENGQYFNRLIWMQPNKVHFHYDKRHLFGYGKEDKHYTPGNKRVIVSVNGWRILLQVCYDLRFPVWARQGSETKGSFEYDAILYVANWPEKRRLAWTTLLQARAIENQSYVIGVNRIGDDGNHIYHSGDSRIIDPLGTIYYQAENQEEMKKFVLEKEKLDAIRSRFPFAKDADDFQIR from the coding sequence ATGGCAGATCTACACATTACGACTATTCAATCGGATTTAGTATGGGAAAACAAAAAAGCCAATCTTTCTAATTTTGAGAACAAATTTCAGCTTTTAGAATCTGGTGTACACGTTGTGATTTTACCAGAAATGTTTTCTACTGGATTTAGTATGGCTCCCGAACGTTTGGCAGAACCTATCTCAGGTCCAACCGTTGCTTGGATGGAAAAAATGGCGGCAAAATATAAAATTATTATCGCCGGCAGTATCATGATCGAAGAAAATGGACAATATTTTAACCGTTTGATCTGGATGCAGCCTAACAAAGTGCATTTTCATTATGACAAAAGGCATTTATTTGGATATGGTAAAGAGGATAAACATTACACTCCTGGTAATAAACGAGTGATCGTTTCTGTAAATGGCTGGCGTATATTATTGCAAGTATGTTACGATCTTAGATTTCCTGTTTGGGCAAGACAAGGCTCTGAGACTAAAGGATCATTTGAATACGATGCCATTTTGTATGTCGCTAATTGGCCAGAAAAAAGAAGATTGGCTTGGACGACTTTATTGCAAGCAAGAGCAATTGAAAATCAAAGCTATGTCATCGGCGTCAATCGTATAGGCGATGACGGTAATCATATTTATCACTCAGGAGATAGCCGGATCATCGACCCATTAGGAACGATTTATTATCAGGCAGAAAATCAAGAAGAAATGAAGAAATTCGTATTAGAGAAGGAAAAATTAGACGCAATTAGAAGCCGATTTCCTTTTGCAAAAGATGCAGACGATTTTCAAATTAGATAA
- a CDS encoding GNAT family N-acetyltransferase, with protein sequence MNLQPTLQIDKILLRPLEIDDFEELYLAASDPLVWEQHPNKDRYKREVFQSFFDGAIQSKGAFAIIDTETNTIIGSSRYYDFDAIENSILIGYTFYKRDCWGKGINSKVKKLMLDYIFQYVDKVYLHVGATNFRSQKAVERIGGIKLKEEQIAYFGENPSFNFIYQIKKDDFI encoded by the coding sequence ATGAATCTACAACCGACATTACAAATAGATAAAATTTTACTTCGTCCTTTGGAAATAGATGATTTCGAAGAATTATATTTGGCGGCTTCTGATCCTCTCGTTTGGGAGCAACATCCCAATAAAGACCGATACAAACGAGAAGTTTTTCAATCATTCTTTGATGGAGCTATTCAAAGTAAAGGCGCATTTGCCATTATTGATACGGAGACAAATACAATAATTGGCAGTTCGCGCTATTATGATTTTGATGCAATTGAAAATTCTATTTTAATTGGTTATACTTTTTATAAAAGAGATTGCTGGGGCAAGGGCATCAATTCTAAAGTGAAAAAATTGATGTTAGATTATATATTTCAATATGTGGACAAAGTATATCTGCATGTAGGTGCAACGAATTTTCGCTCTCAAAAAGCAGTGGAAAGAATTGGAGGCATAAAATTGAAAGAAGAACAAATTGCCTATTTCGGTGAAAATCCTTCTTTCAATTTTATTTATCAAATCAAAAAAGACGATTTTATCTAA